The genomic window atatatatatatatatatatatatatatatatatacaccttttttcaaatcttaaagtatcatcgtgatcatcatcatcatcttgctCAACAGGACAGCTGGTATGTTTGAGAAATTAAGCAAACTATTATTACTGGTATGGTCAGACTATTATCAGTTAAGAGAGAGCTGTTGTATTAGAAAGTCTTCTGGACTTGGAGATAGGATGTCTGGAATTGATTTCCCATTCCAACACTTTCCCCCTTACAAAGTGTTTGACTTTTGACATTTACTGGTAGTATGGCCTtatgtaagtcacttagcctctaagTGTTCTAGACCATTTTCTatgactataagttacagagaaggtgttgacatgcattggtagaaggggttttctcacttgggagttccctatgttaatgaaatcacaggcccagtCCCTGTACCTACTCTATTCAATCTTTAGTAACCATATGATGACATACAAGTTGCTTAACTaatctgaggctcagtttctttatcagtagTATGAGAAGACTTTGTAGTATATGTtccacagggttattatgaggatcaaataatatgtGAAAAATCATAAGTGTTAGACAAATGCCAAATCTCATTGTTTTTCAGATTATTtggtcatgataaaaaaaatcacaatacaTCAAGCTTTCAAACTAGCTATGTAAGGGAGGGAATGATAATACACAAAAGTGAATGATAACACAAAAATAGTTCCTAAATTACTTCTATTTGGTTTTGTAACACAGTCAGAGAGATATACAAATGtacagctttttttaaaaattgataccAATTCTTCCAAATTCAAGCCTACTGGTATATTAAAAGGCTGGATGAGACTAGGGGTATGAGTAATTAAAACTTACATTTATGTGTCATTTTTACATTTGCAAAGTTATTTCTATACCATATCTCAATTGAATGTCACAATCACACTGTAAAACAGATACTAtagttattattacccccattttacagatgaggaaactgaaattgtgAGTGGTTAACTTTCCTGTAGTTTATTTCCTATAGTGACACAGGTAATAAACCTCAGAGGCTAGTTTTGAGCCAAGGACCTTCTGATTCCAGTGTACTATCATACTGTCTCATAGAAGGtgataaatttcagatgacatacCACAAATACACAGTCAATGTGTTTATACCCATGGATTGTTAAGATTAAACAATCTTGTTTGTCTGGAATCCAGATATGCCTTTTGCATCAAAATCTGCATCTAAAAAAGCCTCAGTCCCTTAAAATGGTTTGACAAATATATTCAGAAGCACACAACTGTTTAATTAATCATTGGAATATGGCAAAAGATTCAGAGGGAACCTGGAGACGATTTAGtccagttcttttgttttttagataagAACTGGGGCCTAGGGAAGTGAAAGGGCCTTTGCAAAGCCAGATGACTCACTAGTGGCTGAGTTGAAACTCAGAATCAGGTTGCCAAGTCCTAGACTAGTACTTCTTTGCTATCTTCGTATTCGGTTCAACTCTTTTGCAGGGATCGCAGGGCATATTTgttttttctgattctcttctTGTAATATTCTGTCTTTGAAAACAAACGCCAACAAACTATACTAAAACTATCAAGTAGCTGAATTTgtaatttgggattttttttccagtagatCAACAAATGAAGGTCTCTTTCAGCTATTTCCCAgcacatttctaaatatatatttattacaaagtggtaattatAGCTTTGTAATTGAAGATTAACTACAAGTGTACAATATGAGAATTATTATTGAACCTGTTATATACTTCAAAGTAGTTAACATAATAATCTTCTAATTACTTTTACTATTATCCTATTAATATCACTTGTAGCAAAGTAAGTTTTCCttcattaaataattaaaataattgtgttacttccttctccagctcattttacagatgagaaactgaggtaaacaagattaaatatttgtccagggtcacacaacttgtaagtttctgaggatggatttgaattcatgaagatgagtctttatgGTTCCCACTGCATCATCTATCTGCCCTATgtcagttatatatatatatatatatatatatatatatatatgtgtgtgtgtgtgtgtatgtatatgtatacatatgtatatatgtatacatatatacacacatatatataaaaatgtgagaattatatacatacatacatattgtttATCTGGAAAAGTATCATAATCACCTCTCCCCTAGAAGAAGTAACAAGTAATTCtacaaaaaatttttatagctattTATGGTGCTagataatatacaaaatatacataattTACATAGGGCTTGATCCCTGAACTCATGGAGATTATAGTCTATTATAGCCTGAAAGGAGGAAGATAGCTatacaatacaaaataataaatgtttcataTGTATGTTAAGCAGGTGTAAAGGAATCATTGATAAAACTTGAGAGTAAATAACCTGATAACAAAGTACGTTGAATGATTTGAATCAACTTGAATTATAGGTTGATGACCACTAGATGAAGGCAACTGATGAACAGATTATCTGTGCTCCTTATGGCCTACATAAAAAGCAAAATGGCCTTACCTTGACTGAGCTTGGAAGGAAGGACTCAATTGTTAAGGACTTTTGCCTATTAGAGACTCAAGCAAGTGTGTGTGGgaaatttctctctcctgtctttccTATTAGCAGTGGCATCTCATACacaatttgagaaggaaagtCAAGCACATTGCTTCCTGAACTCTAAACTTCTGTGTTCAAGTTAGAGTTCTTAAATGTGAGGGTTCCAGATATGGTATCTTCTCTATAGAGAGGATATTTTTTTTGAATGTATCATGATCATTTGAGGTGGAAAGAGAGTTCCCATGGTTCTGAGGTCTACTTAAAGTTCAAAGTCACTGAGGAGTTCTATGGAGTGAAAAACTGAAGATGGTGGAGATTGCAGGAAAGAAGTGATCTAGTGTCCAATGCAGCAGTATCTTTCAGTATCCAATTGAGTCTGCTTCTCCACTTGTGCATCCTGGCCACATGTGTTCCCTATGGGTTCCCTTTCACTTGTGACCTCTATGTGTGTCCACTGTTCCTATTCATGTTGTGTGTATTTATGGAATAGTGTGTCCTAAGTTTATGGAGGTGGTCTTTTTTTATTGCCTTTTAAAAACTCTGcgatttcattaaatgcctttgttttAAGCTAATAGTACCCTTTGGTTGACTATTAAAAGGTAAAATTATTGGTGGGGGCTTGTGAGCTATAGTTTTAGCAGAGTACCTTTGCAGAATACCACAGAGTACATTGAACCTGAGATAGTTGTCTCCTGGAGGAACCCAACTTGTGAGCGTGAATGAGGAGGAAACTACCTATAGATGTAAAAAAGTACAATGTGGTTCAGAACAGGGAAGGGGAGGTTATTATTGTTACCAGGCTTTTCAGAGCTAAGGACTCGCAAGCAAGCTGCACCCTGAGTTTGACATAACAACAATCTTTTGCCTTCACCCTGTGACAGAATCacataattattgtattgctttgaccagcaccaggtgttctctgagctcagaCAAGCACCCAGCAAGCACccatgttctggtcatgaagccctgctataaatcaaacttgtctcattgttGATGTCAGGGCTATATAGCTCACTGCATAGCCATTGATGTAAGTATTGGGATCTCCCTACACTGCCTTGGGTCCCACCACTAGGGGCAGGGTAGCAGCATGTGTCTAGATCCCCTCCTTGCTTGTAagtcatttccctcactttgaaattaaacttcattttgtttcctcactctcctgtctctagcctgttctgttcctcccagtcacccacaggttagaggctGGTTCATTACTATTCATGGGATGAATCAGAGTAGGCTTTGAGGGAGGAGGTGCATTTGAATTGATCTTTAAAGACTGTACTTTGAAAGGAAAAGTTGTTGAGGGTGTCGGAGGGTCATCATggtatagataaaaaaaaaaaaaaactggaatcaaaagacctgaatttagaTTCTGCTTCTGCTGCTTACTACCTATAAAAAtcttaagcaagttacttaacctccctcatcctcaatttcatcatctataaaatgatgggcttGGACTAATTGGCCCCTGTCATCCCTTTCATGTCTACACATATGACATTTTGTGTATAGTGAACAATtcacaatgttctccttgttacTACTGTATTCTAACAGGCAAAACTTTTCTACGAAGCCCAGAATGAACTCATGTGTGAtaatttatgttaaaaaattaaagatgGTACAAGTGAGTCAAGTAATAGTGGGGTTTAAGATAAGACTTGGGGGCACATGACTCATAATATTTCAGAATTCCCATCAGCGTGAATATCTGGAGACATATGTCTTTGAATTTATCATTCTGTTGAAATCCCAGGCTCTTTCCCACAaacatctttctttttcaagAGGGAAGAAATATTACAGTTGATAGAAATAGTATGGTGCAGGAAATATAACACTGTTAAATCAGAAATTATAATTTCGTTCAAGTGCCATCATTTACCagttgtgggaccttggacatGTCATTCTCCTCTCTGGGAGTTCAGCTCACATGTGAAGAATAATTTGCCACTGTTTATTTTAAAGCTGTTCCTACATTACTTAATgattagaaaaaaacattttgtttttagtAAAGTGATAAGTATGGTATAGATATTGAAACTTATAAGaaacttttttccatcttttgaaaGCAGCAATAACATTTGTGTATCAAATTTTACATCAATGTTGAAAAATCTTGGAaatcaagtttcctcatctttaaagtgagggaACTGGATTATGTCACCTCTAATGTGATTTCCTCCTCTGATCAATTCCATTTGTATGATTCTGCCCCTGAGACTTATTAATAGGAACAccactttctccctttcctttcctgttcttATTCTCTGCCTTAGTAGCTCTCTCCCAGTTACAGCTGCTGTTAAGTGGAATAATATCCAGACTCTTTATGTGCTCAGCTTTTCCTGCTATCAGCCAAGTTGCTTCTGTAAGACTGGGGAACTAAGGgactaaagaaaatgatctttGAAGCCAGTCAAGGAATTACAGTATCAAAGATATTCTATCCAACTAGACTAATTCCACAAGAGCTATTTACAGAATGTTATAAGAAGCTTCTGAGTCCATAAAATAGCAAATTTATAATATAATGCCCACTTCAACTAAACACTGAATTTTCAGTGCTTGCCTTTTGAAGATTACTTAGCTTGATCTGCATGGGGAAAATgcataaaggaaagaaaaccttTACTCTCTGCCTTCATTTTTACTCCCTAAGCTTTAACTAATGTTTACATCATCTCTGGAATTCAAGAAAGTTACATtttgaaatgaacaaaacaaaaggGGATTCCcttgtgactttttttcttcttgaggaCTCAGATTGTGTAATTAATATGGCTGATCTATCACCttaagaagaaaacatttaattacacatatacattttaaGCATTTCCCTTCTAGTTGTGTAAACTAGAATTCTGGCAAGAATTATAGCAAGAATTCTCAAAAGAAAGCAGTTTTAACAAATGTGAAACTTAAAAAGTCTCAACATGATCactatacaacaaaattatccttcatgataaaaaaatggaTCATGAGAATGTCTTGAAAATAATGGACTTTCATTTTactatttcctatttttaaaattaagttaaatgGACAGTCTCAAATCTTTGTCAAATGATAACTTTTTAGAAGGTGACAACTGCAACTTGCAAATTGTTTCAGAATCTGCTTCTATATATTTAACAGAAGACATGAAACTGAAGTCTGGCTTTGCCACCAATTAGCTGTacgatcatggacaagtcactacatttccctgaacctcattttcctcatctttaaggtGACTGAATTATATAACCTCTAATGGCTCTTCAAGATCTAAATATCTACGATCTATGAATTAGGATTAGAATAAACTGTATTGTAGTTTGTAATTACAGGTGTGACAGGTCGCCAAAACTGACTTTTGCTTCAAAAGGCATCCTCCCTCTCATCCCCCCTCTCTTTATACAAAGTACTATTGGTACTAAATCTTTCATTTAGGAGATACTGTACTAGGTTTACAAAAACTACATGATATTATGTGAtctcataaaataataaaattctggTTAAGacgagaggagagagagagggagagagagggagagacagagacagagacagagacagagagagactgagacagagagacaaagacagagagagagtttgtgtgcatgcatgtgtagaCATGCATGCACACACTTGAATGCTTGGGTGCATGAAATGAATCTGCGTAAATCTGGTCCTTGTACTTTTCGAAATGATGATTGAGTCTTAATTGAATGTTTTGGTAAAAagcaaaatcatgaaaattgtGGCAAATTTCAGACCTCCCAACCACCCTGATATGTCTTTTTGCATTTTCCAAAGAGAGGTAGATGGATACATTGATAGATGATTGATATAAGATAACCAATTTAGTTATCTATTTCTTTTCAAGATAAACAATATAGTTATCTAAATCTTTCAAGAAAAGCTTTGGGCTCCTGCCCTGTTTTGCTACTTATTAGCaaactgagcaagtcatttaacttgaggcctcaatttcctgatcaaATAAGGGAGGTAGACAAGATTTCTAAAGGTTCCTTATAGCTTCAGCAATCTGAGATTGAAAATGAAACCTGAATTTCAATTtgtaacatttactagctgaacAAAATACTCGACCTCTAGGGAAATGGAATTGGCTGACTCTACGTAAATGAGAGCCTAAATAAAATCATTTACGATTGTGAACTTTTCAAGGCTTTTCAAAATTGTATGTATTTCTGTAATTCCTTTTGAAATGCTGTGAATTAACTAGCTATTAATTTATTacaatttatttcacttttaatattgaaataatttttaatgaaagtTAACAGGTTATACATTTCTTCAGGGCAGGGTTTATGTCTTTGTATATCCTCAAGTCTTATACATAGTAttgcttaatatttattaaatttgaataaaaatataaaattgaaggCTACTCAGGAGCAATTGTATTGTTTTAATATCCACAAGTCCTAAAGTTGGCTTCATAGTGAAATAATAGAAATTTGAAGAAACACATTAAACCAATACAGCAAGTCTACAAAATTCTTAGCTCACAAAGCCAATCTGACCTCCTTccaaataatacatatatagtgAAATAAATCAAAGAAGTATCTGTTCCACTGTGTAGTATTTGGATTGAAGTCAGACTGGGTTTGTGAACCATAAACTTTTTGGATCTGGGTTGAACTACTCATGTAAccttggtcttcttcggcaatgaaggatgaacacaatagtCATGTAATGTAATctatttaaaacacacacacacacacacacacacacacacacacacactcttcattTTGGCTTAGTGAGTGGTTTGTCAATGAGGGTACCTTAAGAACTAAAGCAAATCTAAACCAAACATTTTAATAtatagtgtcccaaaagtctaggTGCAATTTCAAGCCTTCAGATTAAACCCTGCATTATAATTTTAATAAACTACATTGAACCAgactctcctttttctttaaacTATTCCATAGATGTGTGCTAAATACATTGGAATTACTCCTACAGGTTATTAATAAGTCACTGAATCAGTGAATAGTTCATAAACAGTttattttctaaaacattttggtattggtaaatttaatttaaaaaaccacATAGCtcaatattattgtgttatgggagtaattttcttttggttttactttCAATTTCAGCTACTCATTAGAAAGATCTATGAGAAAGTTTTACTGGCCTACACATGAAATAATTTGTACAAAAACTTGAATTTATTTCATATGCAATCTACAAAAGAGTTCTTTTATTCAGCATCATGCAACAACTAAATTTTGGCTTCTTGGAATTTTGGAAGTACATAACAAGATAatgtaataattaataaaaatgaattttggaggTACATAacaagataatataataattaataataatttctttggATTTGCAAAACACACTTTTCTTCCATAGCCTTGTGAACTAGGTAGTATATCTTCCCTAATTTAGGGCTAGGGACTTGTCTTAGGATTTCATCTGAACAGGGAACTCCtgggtaaggaaattccctctatcaatgcaggtcagAGTCTTCTTTGTCATTTATAGCTTTAGTGGGTTGCCTGGAATACTAAGAGTAAGAGAATAAAAGTGAgtaggaagaagggggaaggaaggaggtagggaggaaagaaggaagggagggagggagagggagagggagagggagagggagagggagagagagagagagagagagagagagagagagagagagagagagagagagagagagagagaaattattaGGACTTTGAAATGTCTTCTATCCAAACAAATGAAGCtacagaaaaatgtgaaaaagttTCAGTGAGAAAATCTGCTCaagatttaataaacattttttaagtggttttttttttaaagtgaagtgAATATTTAATAGCACTGTGGTGACAAATAACAATGTGGAATAAAGCAGATTATGGCCTGTAAAATTCACTGAGTCTCTCAATCGGATATTTGCCAAGTATTCCACTAACAAATCAGTGGGAGAAAGTAGAGCCTTTACATTTAAACAAGTAATTTCTTACTTTTTATATTCCTTCTTGTCTGGTTCGTCGTGAATGTTTTTCCTCTATTTAAACATATTATGTACAATGCTTTGAGATCTTAGAAGTGAAATagatttatcaattagggaaatGTTTTATTAAGTCATTGAAATTTTACTTGTCAGATTGTTTTTATAAACCGTTGCCTAGTCACTTACCAGCATGtttattaaaacaacaacaacaacaaaaaaccctgaaTCTTCACAAAAATTAATACAGTTCTAAATGtgcaaatattttcatatatgtatttgGTAGGGTGCAATTTCAAGATCTTCATACTTCTTTAGTTGATGGTGAATTCACATTCATTTACTTTGTACCGAATTACCTACAACATTTTGGGATTTACTTTGTGTCTTAAATCCTGTTATTAAGACTAAGAATTATCAGCTGTTATGTTTCTGAATCAATCTATGATAAACATTTAAACCTAGAAGCCATGAATTTAGGGTTTATGACTTATGCATTAGAAGGCaaattatcatattccaagctatTACAAGTCCTTCCAAGAGCTATGAAATTTTCAACAGCTTTTAGACTCATTTCAAGCCCTCTGCAAACCTAAAGGAAAAATTTTCTTTCTACTAAGAAACCCAGTAACTGAATTCTGACATAATTTTATTGAATAAATTCATCATGCTCTAAACCacatttataatatttaaatGGTCATTTAAATATATCCCCTGAGACAAACCCACagagaaaatagttttaaaaacaacaaatgaaTAGGAGAGGGATAGAGAGTAGATCAATGTTTTCCCTGGTTTAAGGAGCTCTCCAGAGAGGAAGTTTCTTCTACCGatgcaggttagcaccttctTGGCAACTGAGGGAAACTCTTTGTCTTAAAAAGTGGCTTAGAGCTCTAAGAGATTAAGTCCAACTAGCCCGAGGTCACAAAAGCCCCTTTGAGTCTTGAATTCAGACCCTGGCTTCCAGGTGGGTTTAAAAGAATTGTAAAGAGATCCACTGTCTCAGTTTAAACTAGTAAACAGGTTGTAATTAATGTCATTCTAATAGAAATCTCCCAGTATGCTGCTTTGAATTCCTTGATATCTAATCCCTATGGTAATATTAACATGGATGTTTTAGACATGAGCTTGATCAGTTTACATGGTACTATGGCATTTTTCCAATACAGTTAGCCTGGGTTTCAAAGACTCTCTTTAAAAAACACTTCCCTAactctcccattttttttcccacttttcttttATCCTGGCTAGAACCTTTGAGGTGATATGGACCTTCAGGGACCCAAAACACACTAACAGTGGCCAGACCATTTCAGAGAGTCATCTATCACTGCaactcttgatttttaaaatttatgagcAAATCTGTGACTTCcaatcctcctttcccttccacttCAAGCCAGATCGAATAATTCTGACCCCCACAAAATGAACACATAATTTCTATTTGTCATCTCTAGCTCCCTTGGCAATGTTCTGTAGAATATCTCTCTCCTATAATAAAATCTATGTGCATTGTTAAAACTGTCTCCTTCCCCCCACTTTGTACCAATATTACCAATGTTCTAGGCCACTCCAGTTAAACCTGGGAGAATTCTTACAGTATTGCCGCCAGACTCTTCACTCCAGTGAAGGTTTTTCTAACTGGTTCCTCCACCAGGTTTACCTATTTGGATGAGACAGTACTCCTGTAGAGTATCATGCCCCCATCTTCAGAGAAAAAATCCACCACCCCACTAACTTCTTACCACAAATTATGTATTTACAAGTTTCACATTTGCAGATTTTTTTACCCTGTTCTTATCTCCTCCAGTGGGAAATCCTGACCCAAAAGTTGATTCTCCACTTCTACTCAGATCCTGTTTTTACTGTAAACTGAGAAAATCAAGGAAACAGTTGAGGGTATAGCTAGAATATGAATACACTTCCTTCTGAGGGAGCTTCAGCTGGGTGGGTCTCTGTACTAGAAACTTGTCATCCCATCTGAGAAGGTGCATAAGGGAGTATGTTCAAAACTGCTCTCTTGTCACCTTCCAGCTATCCTTTCCTCAATCTGTTTGGAGCTACTGTGGAGGCcatggggagaaggaaagagcaagaaGTCCCAAGGGTGGATCAGTTTCATCATTGCTTTCAATCCCCTGTAACTGCTCGAAGGTATAAGGTGACTTGATGGTGTCCCTGCTGCTGAGCTAGGTGCAAGGGGAGGCGACCCAGAGAGTCTCCAATGTCCAAACGGGCTCCTGCACGATGAAGCAAGATCAGAGTGTCTAAGAAACCCTCCCGGGCTGCATCATGGACTGGTAGGGTTAGAGTGGTGGGGTCGGGGATGTTGGGATCTGCTCCGTGCTTCAGTAGGAGCTCTGCCACTCCAACATTGCCCATCATCATGACCTAGAAGATAGTTGGAGAGTGGTCAATGAGGTGATATGAATGCCAAACTTATGCCAATGGAGATTAAGTATACAGGCATActtaatgtgtgtatgtatgtgtacacatacatacacatgattACAAATTTGCTATTTGTCTGAaatttttcataaattatttttcatagcaGTAAGGAATTATATATATGTCTATTTTATGTAAATctacatataaaaataagtaaCTAAATAAATTTCTCAATTGTCAACATTCCCACCCCACTCTCCAATTTCAAATTATGATAAATTAGTAGAATAATCTTTTCTAGAAAGTTATGTAAATTTTAGTcaggaaatgacaaaaaatttTCTTACAATTATAaaattttgtaaaacaaaattggacaattttttaaaacatgaattgAATTTTTAACTATTAgtgtttaaattaaattaaatttcacaTTGAAAAGATACATGtaaaagatacatatatgtatattatattatatgcatGTCCGAAgagtaaaaatatatatttttgtcctGTAAAAATAGTGTCATTTACTTATTCTAAAAGAAAGTTAGAGTATTAGCAGTAAAATCCTTTAGACTACCAGCAATGTCCCCCTCCATAGACATCTATATAAAGTTTgaccaattccaatttttaaacaGGGAAATACTTTTGAAGTGACTTATAGAATAAACTCCTTATAAAATGAACTTTCCAAATGGAGAATATTAATGTGGGTTTCTTGTCATTGGAAGTGGAGTCAGGTGAAGTGGAAACAATTAAACATGTTTAAGTAACTGACAGGAACTTGAGTTCTAGCATACACACataggtatgcatatatgtatgtatatgtatgcacacatatacacgtacataATTATATACCTACataatatacatgcacatatgtacacgCATACatacgtgtgcacacacacaaaactagTTTCTACCATTCAAAGTATAGTAGAAATATTTTGAAGCAGAAGGGGCATAATAATTAAggagaactagaaagaaaaaactgGTTCTCCAActgaataatataataatagtatgCAATATAAATTCtgataacattttaagattttaaagaacaaataaaagtATTTCTGTTGCCCGTCTGTTATTTGTATGTCATAAAATACATATGAAGCGAAAGAATTAATTCTTTTTAATCGGCAGTTATAAATCTATGTAGTACAGCAAAAGGCAATAGTGAAACGGACTACTTTCTTTGACTCCAAGTATTGGGGAGGAGGACCCATGAAACTGTTTGTTCCTCTACAGACAAAATGTTTTTATAGGAAACTGACGAAAAAGtagggacaatttaaaaaaagttatctttGAAAAGCTTTCTTTGAAGGTACTTTCTATCTGGACACCCTTCTAAAGTGAGTGGGGGGTGGATTATTaatgaataatgaatataaaaCGCAAACAGTACTTTCATTACAAGGCttgacatacttttaaaatcttttaaaatggaaAGTGTCTGAAAACATAGCAATCGCTCAAATAAGCATACAATTTCCCCAACCCTCCATACATATCGGTATGTAATACCGATAAAAATCTGACGGTACCATGATTTTCTTTTCCCGATTCTCTTACAAATAACATACCCATATGTAGAgcccatttactttttttttaaattgaaaattaatattagtgtttctgatttttttttttgtgaagtaGAAATACGTGCATACCTTCTGAATTGCGGAACTTTTCGTTTACTTTTCCGCCTGTATGCATTATCAGTAAAAGTcaataaacagagaaaaaaaaaatggctcaaAGTAAATCCACAAAGAGCTCTcagaatgggagaagggaaggcaagAGGACATCTtggacatttttttaaactattaaaaaaatcgTGTGGTGTATTATGCTATTATccagatactaaaaaaaaaaaaaaaaaaacccattcaatttctcctaaTAATGCGTTTCATCGGATCTCACACACAAAGCACCTGGCTGGGGAAATGTTGCAGCACCCGACTCCTCCGGCCCCAAGTACCGCCTATTTCACGAAACCATCTCAAGGCTCCTGCTACTCTCCCGCCCTCTACCGACCATCCAGTATGGCCCCAGGTACCTGGATGGGCCGCCTCCCAAAGCGATTGACTCCGTTGGGATCTGCTCCCGCTGCCAGGAGCTCCTGCAAAAGTTCCCTTTGCCCTCGGGCAGCGACACTTGTCAGGTCGAGGCAGCTGTCGAGGCGAACCCCCCTGTCCTCTTCTGATCCTTCTGTCATTTCAGAACCCGCGAATGTCTCCACTGGATATTGCTAGACTCACTCTGCGtgcttctcctctcttcccttcttcactCCAGGGCCCTTCCTCCTTCCTGGAGAGGGTTGCTTCACCCCTTTTTCGGTT from Notamacropus eugenii isolate mMacEug1 chromosome 1, mMacEug1.pri_v2, whole genome shotgun sequence includes these protein-coding regions:
- the LOC140505764 gene encoding cyclin-dependent kinase 4 inhibitor B-like codes for the protein MTEGSEEDRGVRLDSCLDLTSVAARGQRELLQELLAAGADPNGVNRFGRRPIQVMMMGNVGVAELLLKHGADPNIPDPTTLTLPVHDAAREGFLDTLILLHRAGARLDIGDSLGRLPLHLAQQQGHHQVTLYLRAVTGD